Proteins encoded by one window of Microplitis demolitor isolate Queensland-Clemson2020A chromosome 6, iyMicDemo2.1a, whole genome shotgun sequence:
- the LOC106693721 gene encoding zinc finger BED domain-containing protein 5-like — MDRWLKGVKRVATSSFHEAESSKAVRGEHTAITDPVDKATTSSSTASKEKKRIYDESYINFGFVDSDGSPLCMLCSKLLPNSSMAPAKLRRHLETVHPESKDKSIDFFVRKKEQLLENQKTMMHITKTINEKATEASYSVSYRIAQAGEAHTIAENLIKPCVSDIAKCMLDEKSAKHLSTVPLSNDTVSRRIHDLSTYVKQELVTRLQKTRFALQVDESTDVAGLAILLVIVRYPYESSFEEDMLMCSPLPTNTTGEEIFNKINIFFEENNLSWNNCIDICTDGAKAMTSNTAGLVSRINNRARNCTSSHCILHRQALAMKQMPPNLKLVMDEAVKIINFIKSRPLQSRLFSLMCEDYGSKHKTLLLHTEVRWLSRGKTLTRLFELRAELQMFLSDTSFNLKDRLHKKTWLFRLSFMADIFQKLNELNLSLQGKQTTVFQACNKITAFKRKLDFWIICVGKREVESFTSLSEFVSDNDSEMFQDDVFGELVQYLASMRESFEKNVIRHKYGVTVQNDASQRFLVQNS, encoded by the exons ATTACCGATCCAGTTGATAAGGCAACGACGTCAAGTTCTACggcttcaaaagaaaaaaagaggatATATGACGAATCATATATCAATTTCGGATTTGTTGATTCCGACGGCTCACCTCTCTGCATGTTATGTAGTAAACTGCTTCCTAATAGTTCCATGGCCCCTGCCAAGTTACGCCGACATTTAGAAACTGTACACCCCGAGTCTAAAGACAAGagtatagatttttttgtcCGTAAAAAAGAACAGTTAttggaaaatcaaaaaactatGATGCATATCACTAAAACTATCAATGAAAAGGCCACGGAGGCATCTTATTCAGTTAGCTATCGCATTGCACAAGCAGGTGAAGCCCATACTATCGctgagaatttaataaaaccatGTGTGTCAGACATAGCGAAATGTATGCTGGATGAAAAATCTGCAAAGCATCTTTCTACTGTGCCGCTTTCAAACGATACTGTTTCACGACGAATTCATGATTTATCAACTTACGTCAAACAAGAATTAGTTACACGTCTACAAAAAACACGATTCGCATTGCAAGTAGATGAATCGACTGATGTCGCTGGTCTGGCTATCTTGCTTGTTATCGTGAGATATCCATATGAAAGTTCTTTTGAAGAAGATATGCTTATGTGTTCACCGCTGCCCACAAACACTACCggagaagaaatttttaataaaataaatatattttttgaggaAAATAATCTCAGTTGGAACAATTGCATTGATATTTGTACAGATGGGGCCAAAGCGATGACGAGTAATACAGCAGGATTAGTGTCACGAATAAATAATAGAGCACGTAACTGTACTTCCAGCCATTGTATCCTGCATAGACAAGCTCTTGCGATGAAACAAATGCCGCCAAATCTAAAATTAGTTATGGATGAAgcggtaaaaataattaattttatcaaatcacGACCACTACAGTCCCGATTGTTCTCATTAATGTGTGAAGATTATGGAAGCAAACATAAAACACTGCTGCTCCATACAGAAGTGCGATGGCTGTCTCGGGGTAAAACTTTGACAAGGTTATTTGAACTTAGAGCCGAGCTACAAATGTTTCTTTCAGATActtcttttaatttgaaaGACCGTTTGCATAAGAAAACTTGGTTGTTTCGACTGTCTTTTATGGCGGATATCTTTCAAAAACTGaacgaattaaatttatcattgcaAGGTAAACAGACAACAGTGTTCCAGGCCTGTAACAAGATAACTGccttcaaaagaaaattagaTTTTTGGATTATTTGCGTTGGAAAGAGAGAAGTAGAAAGCTTTACGTCACTCAGCGAGTTTGTTAGCGACAACGACTCAGAAATGTTTCAAGATGATGTATTTGGAGAATTGGTCCAATATCTCGCTTCAATGCGCGAATCTTTTGAGAA AAATGTCATCAGACACAAGTATGGAGTCACTGTTCAAAACGATGCCT